Proteins from one Deinococcus sp. AB2017081 genomic window:
- a CDS encoding AMP-binding protein, translated as MTAGGLGDVTALTLPQLLARRAAVTPGAVALRHKEYGIWNETTYAAALERTREVAAGLFALGVRRGDKVAIIADNIPAWVQMELGAQALGAVSVGVYQTAVAAEVQYVVDYTDAVVVFAEDEEQVDKLLEHRAALGRVRKVIYDDPRGMSRHAGDDWFLSFAELRQLGQQQPGDLFGTEAAQGRPDDVAHFSLTSGTTGAPKAAMLTHRNLLSMGQALGQVEGFGPGDDYLSFLPLAWIGEQMMTVAVALANGVTVNFPESPETAMHDLVEVGPHFMFAPPRVWEGIQSQVYLRMQEAYPVNRALYARLLKWSTDAADASLSGRRLGALAAFKRWVAYWGLTRPLRDQLGFLRLKHAYTGGAALGPDVFRFYHGLGVNLKQIYGQTENIGIAYVHRDGDVRFDTVGQPLPGGECVISPEGEILSRSPAVCQGYYKKPEATAETLRDGWLHSGDAGRLTPDGHLQVIDRLSDVMKTARGETFSPQYIENRVKFSPFIREAVAFGDGQDDVTALVNVDPLTVGQWAEKRQIAYSTYMDLSARPEVAELIREELHAANARLEAHERVTRYALLYKLLDADDDELTRTGKVRRRAIREKYAPIVHALYDGSDSVRVQATIRYQDGQSQTVDTDMSIHRVSPPAVSASPRSVAAAVGVNV; from the coding sequence ATGACGGCGGGTGGCCTGGGCGACGTGACCGCCCTGACCCTCCCGCAGCTGCTGGCCCGCCGTGCCGCCGTGACACCGGGAGCCGTGGCGCTGCGGCACAAGGAATACGGGATCTGGAACGAGACGACCTACGCCGCCGCGCTGGAGCGCACCCGCGAGGTCGCCGCCGGGCTGTTCGCGCTGGGCGTGCGCCGGGGCGACAAGGTCGCGATCATCGCGGACAACATCCCCGCGTGGGTGCAGATGGAACTGGGGGCACAGGCGCTGGGAGCGGTGTCGGTGGGGGTGTACCAGACGGCCGTGGCCGCCGAGGTGCAGTACGTCGTGGACTACACCGACGCCGTGGTCGTGTTCGCCGAGGACGAGGAGCAGGTCGACAAGCTGCTGGAGCACCGCGCCGCGCTGGGGCGGGTTCGGAAGGTCATCTACGACGACCCGCGCGGCATGAGCCGGCACGCCGGCGACGACTGGTTCCTGAGTTTCGCGGAGCTGCGCCAGCTCGGCCAGCAGCAGCCCGGCGACCTCTTCGGCACCGAGGCCGCGCAGGGCCGCCCCGACGACGTGGCGCACTTCAGCCTGACCTCGGGCACGACCGGGGCCCCCAAGGCGGCGATGCTCACGCACCGCAACCTGCTGTCCATGGGCCAGGCGCTCGGGCAGGTCGAGGGCTTCGGCCCCGGTGACGACTACCTGAGCTTCCTGCCGCTGGCGTGGATCGGCGAGCAGATGATGACGGTGGCCGTGGCCCTCGCCAACGGCGTGACCGTGAACTTCCCGGAGAGCCCCGAGACGGCCATGCACGATCTGGTCGAGGTCGGCCCGCACTTCATGTTCGCGCCGCCGCGCGTGTGGGAGGGCATCCAGAGTCAGGTGTACCTGCGGATGCAGGAGGCGTACCCCGTGAACCGCGCCCTCTACGCCCGGCTGCTGAAGTGGAGCACCGACGCCGCCGACGCCTCGCTGAGCGGCCGCAGGCTGGGTGCGCTGGCGGCCTTCAAACGCTGGGTCGCGTACTGGGGCCTGACCCGCCCGCTGCGCGACCAGCTGGGGTTCCTGCGCCTGAAACACGCCTATACCGGCGGCGCGGCCCTGGGGCCGGACGTGTTCCGCTTCTACCACGGGCTGGGCGTGAACCTGAAGCAGATCTACGGCCAGACGGAGAACATCGGGATCGCGTACGTGCACCGTGACGGCGACGTGCGCTTCGACACGGTGGGCCAGCCCCTGCCGGGCGGCGAGTGCGTGATCAGCCCGGAGGGCGAGATCCTGTCGCGCAGCCCCGCCGTGTGCCAGGGCTACTACAAGAAGCCCGAGGCCACCGCCGAGACCCTGCGGGACGGCTGGCTGCACTCGGGCGACGCCGGCCGCCTGACCCCGGACGGGCACCTTCAGGTCATCGACCGCCTGAGCGACGTCATGAAAACCGCCCGTGGCGAGACCTTCAGCCCGCAGTACATCGAGAACCGCGTGAAGTTCAGCCCCTTCATCCGAGAGGCCGTGGCCTTCGGTGACGGGCAGGACGACGTGACTGCCCTGGTGAACGTCGATCCGCTGACGGTCGGCCAGTGGGCCGAGAAGCGCCAGATCGCGTACTCCACCTATATGGATCTCTCGGCCCGCCCCGAGGTGGCCGAACTGATCCGGGAGGAACTGCACGCCGCCAACGCCCGGCTGGAGGCGCATGAGCGCGTCACCCGCTACGCGCTGCTGTACAAGCTGCTCGACGCCGACGATGACGAGCTGACCCGCACCGGCAAGGTCAGACGCCGGGCCATCCGCGAGAAGTACGCGCCGATCGTGCACGCCCTGTACGACGGTTCGGACAGCGTGCGGGTGCAGGCCACCATCCGCTATCAGGACGGCCAGTCGCAGACCGTGGACACCGACATGTCGATCCACCGCGTGAGCCCGCCAGCGGTGTCGGCCAGCCCGCGCAGTGTGGCCGCTGCCGTGGGGGTGAATGTATGA
- a CDS encoding branched-chain amino acid ABC transporter permease yields the protein MSLLPQLLLAGVVIGSIYALAALGFVLIYKSSRVINFAHGQVIASGAFIAFALTQGGLNFWVAGLIAMAATFVLGMLIERVFLRRMVGQPIIAVIMVTIGLASVIDGILHLTPYGAGSFSFTTPAALTGAGLDLFGTPLSRVQIVGVLASLALLGAFTYFFSRSTLGITMRAVADDQMAAMSVGTSVERVFALAWAAAGLTAAAAGVILGLMSGLTIGSLTGIGLKVFPVVILGGLDSVAGAIVGGMLIGILENLAAGYLDGVVPGGGTREVFPFIVLLAVLLVRPYGLFGTKEIERV from the coding sequence ATGAGCCTGCTGCCGCAGCTGCTGCTCGCCGGCGTCGTGATCGGGTCGATCTACGCGCTGGCTGCCCTGGGCTTCGTGCTGATCTACAAGTCCAGCCGGGTGATCAACTTCGCGCACGGGCAGGTCATCGCCAGTGGGGCCTTCATCGCCTTCGCGCTGACGCAGGGCGGGCTGAACTTCTGGGTGGCCGGGCTGATCGCCATGGCCGCGACCTTCGTGCTCGGCATGCTGATCGAGCGGGTCTTCCTGCGCCGGATGGTGGGCCAGCCGATCATCGCGGTCATCATGGTCACCATCGGGCTGGCGAGCGTCATCGACGGCATCCTGCATCTCACGCCGTACGGGGCCGGGTCGTTCTCGTTCACGACCCCGGCTGCTCTGACCGGCGCGGGTCTCGACCTGTTCGGCACGCCGCTGTCGCGCGTGCAGATCGTCGGGGTGCTGGCCTCGCTGGCGCTGCTGGGGGCGTTCACGTACTTCTTCAGCCGGAGCACGCTGGGAATCACCATGCGGGCCGTCGCGGACGACCAGATGGCTGCCATGTCGGTCGGCACCAGCGTCGAGCGCGTGTTCGCCCTGGCGTGGGCCGCCGCCGGCCTGACCGCCGCCGCCGCCGGCGTGATCCTGGGCCTGATGAGCGGCCTGACCATCGGCAGCCTGACGGGCATCGGCCTGAAGGTCTTCCCGGTCGTGATCCTGGGCGGCCTGGACAGCGTGGCCGGGGCCATCGTCGGGGGGATGCTGATCGGCATCCTGGAAAACCTGGCAGCCGGCTACCTCGACGGCGTCGTACCGGGCGGCGGCACCCGCGAGGTCTTCCCGTTCATCGTCCTGCTCGCCGTGCTGCTCGTCCGGCCCTACGGGCTGTTCGGGACGAAGGAGATCGAACGTGTGTAA
- a CDS encoding branched-chain amino acid ABC transporter permease, whose translation MPASRFTQTGNYRTGYRQDQTIFATYAEQASLIALLLLLLLVPQLLPKTVLRDVNMIMIYAVAVIGLNITTGYTGLINIGQAAFMGVGAYATALAATRWNLPFFLAIPLGGVAGAVIGTVVGLPSLRLKYLYLAVATLAFQIIFEWGVGHSPLLEQGGAISLPTVQVFGVRDTFLNHNAFWYYLILPVLIVLALLWRNVLRTRHGRAMIAVRDNDRAAAAMGINPGRSKLTAFMLGSFYAGIAGGLFAYFQKAVVIEDYGLHISVQLLAMAIVGGLGSMPGSFLGPMFIVALDRIMEALSQKLGGANLFPAGVDVATALRPLSFGLAIVLFLMYEPRGLANWWRLVRLYFKKWPFKF comes from the coding sequence GTGCCCGCATCCCGATTCACCCAGACGGGCAATTACCGCACGGGGTACCGGCAGGATCAGACGATCTTCGCGACCTACGCCGAGCAGGCCAGTCTGATCGCGCTGCTGCTGCTCCTGCTGCTGGTGCCGCAGCTGCTGCCCAAGACCGTGCTGCGCGACGTGAACATGATCATGATCTACGCGGTCGCGGTGATCGGCCTGAACATCACGACCGGGTACACCGGCCTGATCAATATCGGGCAGGCGGCGTTCATGGGCGTGGGCGCGTATGCCACGGCGCTGGCGGCCACGCGCTGGAACCTGCCGTTCTTCCTGGCGATCCCGCTGGGCGGCGTGGCGGGGGCCGTGATCGGCACGGTCGTGGGCCTGCCCAGCCTGCGCCTGAAATACCTGTACCTGGCCGTGGCGACGCTGGCGTTCCAGATCATCTTCGAGTGGGGCGTGGGGCACTCGCCGCTGCTGGAGCAGGGCGGGGCGATCAGCCTGCCCACCGTGCAGGTCTTCGGCGTGCGCGACACCTTCCTGAACCACAATGCCTTCTGGTACTACCTGATCCTGCCGGTGCTGATCGTGCTGGCCCTGCTGTGGCGCAACGTGCTGCGCACCCGCCACGGCCGCGCCATGATCGCCGTGCGCGACAACGACCGCGCCGCCGCCGCCATGGGGATCAACCCCGGCCGCTCCAAGCTGACCGCGTTCATGCTCGGAAGCTTCTATGCCGGAATCGCCGGGGGCCTGTTCGCGTACTTCCAGAAGGCCGTCGTGATCGAGGATTACGGCCTGCACATCAGCGTGCAGCTGCTCGCCATGGCCATCGTCGGTGGGCTGGGCAGCATGCCGGGCTCGTTCCTGGGGCCGATGTTCATCGTGGCGCTCGACCGGATCATGGAGGCCCTGAGCCAGAAACTCGGCGGCGCGAACCTCTTCCCAGCGGGCGTGGATGTCGCCACCGCCCTGCGGCCCCTGTCCTTCGGCCTCGCCATCGTCCTGTTCCTGATGTACGAGCCGCGTGGCCTGGCCAACTGGTGGCGGCTGGTGCGCCTGTACTTCAAGAAGTGGCCCTTCAAGTTCTAG
- a CDS encoding ABC transporter substrate-binding protein: MKPALILSALLTVSVAAAQKTVTIGWSGAITGPTSDAGSNYGAGVEDYCKYAQAQNMVPGVKLNCVVRDDQYNNANTQRNFEDYVGNQQAAAFLGYSTGGTLQLKSTIQETRTLTFPGSYHIGNIDQPNADYIFLPISSYSEQLISLVEWVAKKERGAKIALVVNPSPFGRAPVDDVKKAATRLGVTIVDVQEVGGNNLDNTALLKRFESAGVKYVINQNTAGPVANILKDAKRLNLLGRMQFMGAHYTGGEDLTRLAGDAANNFIWSTSYYMYDEGDKPGIQLVKKVGAQYSRKPDTIRSVHYTSGMLAASIAIEALRRAKGDGSSAAMLRAITAMTGSQAFNPGFTVGPVTFSAKDHVGAETLRLLQADATGNFKAITGPQRSAMFKLVHPN; this comes from the coding sequence ATGAAGCCAGCCCTGATCCTGTCCGCCCTGCTGACCGTGTCCGTCGCCGCCGCCCAGAAGACCGTGACCATCGGCTGGTCCGGCGCGATCACCGGCCCCACCTCGGATGCCGGGTCGAACTACGGCGCGGGCGTGGAGGACTACTGCAAGTACGCGCAGGCGCAGAACATGGTGCCCGGCGTGAAGCTGAACTGCGTGGTGCGCGACGACCAGTACAACAACGCGAACACCCAGCGCAACTTCGAGGACTACGTGGGCAACCAGCAGGCCGCCGCGTTCCTGGGCTACTCGACCGGCGGCACCCTGCAGCTCAAGAGCACCATCCAGGAAACCAGGACCCTTACCTTCCCCGGCAGCTACCACATCGGCAACATCGACCAGCCCAACGCGGACTACATCTTCCTGCCGATCAGTTCATATTCCGAGCAGCTGATCAGCCTGGTCGAGTGGGTGGCGAAGAAGGAGCGCGGCGCGAAGATCGCGCTGGTCGTGAACCCCAGCCCCTTCGGCCGCGCCCCCGTGGACGACGTGAAGAAGGCCGCGACCCGCCTGGGCGTGACCATCGTGGACGTGCAGGAGGTCGGCGGCAACAACCTCGACAACACCGCGCTGCTCAAGCGCTTCGAGTCGGCGGGGGTGAAGTACGTCATCAACCAGAACACTGCCGGGCCGGTGGCGAACATCCTGAAGGACGCCAAGCGCCTGAACCTGCTGGGCCGGATGCAGTTCATGGGCGCTCATTACACCGGTGGGGAAGACCTGACGCGGCTGGCCGGCGACGCCGCGAACAACTTCATCTGGTCGACCTCGTACTACATGTACGACGAGGGCGACAAGCCCGGCATCCAGCTCGTGAAGAAGGTCGGTGCCCAGTACAGCCGCAAGCCCGACACGATCCGCAGCGTGCACTACACCAGCGGCATGCTGGCCGCCAGCATCGCCATCGAGGCGCTGCGCCGCGCCAAGGGCGACGGCAGCTCCGCCGCGATGCTCAGGGCCATCACGGCCATGACGGGCTCGCAGGCCTTCAATCCGGGCTTCACGGTCGGCCCCGTGACCTTCAGCGCCAAGGATCACGTCGGGGCCGAGACCCTGCGCCTCCTGCAGGCCGACGCGACCGGCAACTTCAAGGCGATCACCGGGCCGCAGCGCAGCGCGATGTTCAAGCTGGTGCACCCCAACTGA
- a CDS encoding ABC transporter ATP-binding protein, translating to MTAPSTHTSPLHAPPAAPGDLTVNNVEVVYHDIIQVLRGVSLTVQAGRVTSLLGTNGAGKTTTLRAISGLLRPENGRVREGTVRFGGQTLSALTGTDVVKAGVVQVPEGRRVFKHLTVEENLRAGAILGRGQWHADLERIYTYFPKLPALRHKQAGYTSGGEQQMLAIGRALMAHPKVLLLDEPSLGLAPLLVAEIFENIRAINRDEGLSVLVVEQNAHVALRNSDYGYVMEGGKIVIEGDSAQLASNPDVKEFYLGVTEHGARKSFRDVKSYKRRKRWM from the coding sequence ATGACGGCACCGTCCACCCACACGTCCCCGCTTCACGCGCCGCCGGCCGCGCCGGGCGACCTGACTGTGAACAACGTCGAGGTCGTCTACCACGACATCATTCAGGTATTGCGCGGCGTGTCGCTGACTGTCCAGGCCGGGCGCGTGACCTCGCTGCTGGGCACGAACGGCGCCGGCAAGACCACGACGCTGCGGGCCATCTCGGGGCTGCTCAGGCCCGAGAACGGCCGCGTGCGCGAGGGCACCGTGAGGTTCGGCGGCCAGACCCTGAGTGCGCTGACCGGCACCGACGTGGTGAAGGCCGGCGTGGTGCAGGTGCCCGAGGGCCGCCGGGTCTTCAAGCACCTGACGGTCGAGGAGAACCTGCGGGCCGGCGCGATCCTGGGACGGGGTCAGTGGCACGCCGATCTGGAGCGCATCTACACGTACTTCCCGAAGCTGCCGGCGCTGCGGCACAAGCAGGCCGGGTACACCTCGGGCGGGGAGCAGCAGATGCTCGCCATCGGCCGGGCACTCATGGCGCATCCGAAGGTGCTGCTGCTCGACGAGCCGTCGCTGGGGCTCGCGCCGCTGCTGGTCGCGGAGATCTTCGAGAACATCCGCGCCATCAACCGCGACGAGGGCCTGAGCGTGCTGGTGGTCGAGCAGAACGCTCACGTCGCCCTGCGCAACAGCGACTACGGCTACGTCATGGAGGGCGGCAAGATCGTCATAGAGGGCGATTCGGCGCAGCTGGCCAGCAACCCCGACGTCAAGGAGTTCTATCTGGGCGTCACGGAACACGGGGCCCGCAAGAGCTTCCGCGACGTCAAGAGCTACAAACGCCGCAAACGCTGGATGTGA
- a CDS encoding phenylacetate--CoA ligase family protein, whose protein sequence is MTPLLASESAAPPAASALLRRLRTLPLYRAALDGVPDDVPWPTVPFLTRERLTEAFLAGDLVHPDAVRVHLTPHPGGHWLPEYATVADLQAHAEAAAHALARAGVRPDDHVQVAFGYHRFAGGWLMQGGLEALGAKTIPFGPGETDAALDTLRVLGVRVLVSAPSFAQKLGEAGARVELLIASGEPLSSVAGRRERVEAALGSPERPCTALDCYASSEAGMMALETPARDGLRVLDGWVHLEVIDPETGEPVPDGERGELVVTHVGKQAMPLLRFRTGDLTTLERRADGTYLPRGVFGNVGGMLKVKGVKLFPREVAFWLAGHGLDHAQHTLHVWSHAGTDRLGLQVRGAAADLDTLRTDFQKRFAVRLDDLDVDLMHEGRGVLDRRA, encoded by the coding sequence ATGACACCCCTTCTGGCGTCCGAATCCGCCGCTCCACCGGCCGCGTCCGCGCTGCTGCGGCGGCTGCGCACCCTGCCCCTGTACCGCGCCGCCCTGGACGGCGTGCCCGACGACGTCCCGTGGCCCACAGTGCCGTTCCTGACCCGCGAGCGCCTGACCGAGGCCTTCCTGGCCGGCGACCTCGTGCATCCGGACGCGGTGCGCGTACACCTGACCCCCCATCCCGGCGGACACTGGCTGCCGGAATACGCGACTGTGGCCGATCTCCAGGCCCACGCGGAGGCCGCTGCCCACGCGCTGGCCCGGGCCGGCGTCCGGCCGGACGACCACGTGCAGGTCGCGTTCGGCTACCACCGCTTCGCGGGCGGGTGGCTCATGCAGGGGGGGCTGGAGGCCCTGGGGGCCAAGACCATCCCCTTCGGCCCCGGCGAGACCGACGCGGCCCTGGACACCCTGCGGGTGCTGGGCGTGCGCGTGCTGGTGTCGGCCCCCAGCTTCGCGCAGAAACTCGGCGAGGCCGGAGCGCGGGTCGAACTGCTGATCGCCAGCGGCGAGCCCCTGAGTTCGGTCGCGGGCCGCCGCGAGCGGGTCGAGGCGGCGCTGGGCAGCCCGGAGCGGCCGTGTACGGCGCTCGACTGCTACGCCAGCTCCGAGGCAGGCATGATGGCCCTGGAAACGCCGGCCAGGGACGGTCTGCGGGTGCTCGACGGCTGGGTGCATCTGGAGGTCATCGACCCGGAGACCGGCGAGCCGGTGCCGGACGGCGAGCGCGGCGAACTGGTGGTCACGCACGTGGGCAAGCAGGCCATGCCGCTGCTGCGCTTCCGCACCGGCGACCTGACCACCCTGGAACGCCGGGCGGACGGGACGTACCTGCCGCGCGGCGTGTTCGGCAACGTGGGCGGGATGCTCAAGGTCAAGGGCGTGAAACTGTTCCCGCGTGAGGTCGCGTTCTGGCTGGCCGGGCACGGCCTGGATCACGCGCAGCACACCCTGCACGTGTGGTCGCACGCGGGCACCGACCGGCTGGGCCTGCAGGTGCGCGGCGCCGCCGCCGATCTGGACACCCTGCGCACGGACTTCCAGAAGCGGTTCGCCGTGCGCCTCGACGACCTGGACGTGGATCTCATGCACGAGGGCCGGGGCGTGCTTGATCGCCGGGCGTGA
- a CDS encoding class I SAM-dependent methyltransferase, producing MTSGRKQKIRVARPPGARRGGDAEPAPSPRARYAEMQPALLPPRLEGLSALTKPGVRGYPGIDDAQALLVQVMRKDRVKGDVLDLSAMGGLLGSLPGVTLRAVEGSAPALAVLEHAGLTPLAAVPGDDLSGHWPERARTVALVLAGDRGNAYAHAQVAWAHANTPPGGTLYLAGDRDKGFDRYVRAASAAFGTGETVARDGGMRVAKLVRRPGPTPPIPEPEGYEAHGVTVVGRPGVFSAAKPDRATALLLDDLADLDLSGRTVLDLGCGAGLIGAWAARRGAQVTLVDADLQSVRSAEATLAASGVTGEVIHSDVDSALAGRQFDVILSNPPFHVGRGVVLDVAREFMAAAGRLLRPGGAVYLVANEPLPYEQPLARVGTVRERVRAGGFKVLQAIRS from the coding sequence ATGACCTCCGGCCGCAAGCAGAAGATCAGGGTCGCCCGCCCACCGGGTGCCCGGCGCGGTGGGGACGCCGAGCCGGCTCCGTCCCCCCGCGCACGCTACGCCGAGATGCAGCCGGCGCTGCTGCCCCCCCGGCTGGAGGGCCTGTCCGCCCTGACCAAGCCCGGCGTGCGCGGCTACCCGGGCATCGACGACGCGCAGGCGCTGCTGGTTCAGGTCATGCGCAAAGACCGTGTCAAGGGCGATGTGCTCGACCTGTCGGCCATGGGCGGCCTGCTCGGCAGCCTGCCCGGCGTGACGCTGCGGGCCGTGGAGGGCTCGGCTCCGGCGCTGGCGGTGCTGGAGCACGCGGGGCTGACGCCGCTGGCGGCCGTGCCCGGGGATGACCTGAGCGGACACTGGCCCGAGCGGGCCCGGACGGTCGCGCTGGTGCTGGCAGGCGACCGGGGGAACGCCTACGCCCACGCGCAGGTCGCGTGGGCCCACGCGAACACCCCGCCGGGCGGCACGCTGTATCTCGCCGGCGACCGCGACAAGGGTTTCGACCGGTACGTCCGGGCCGCTTCGGCCGCCTTCGGCACCGGCGAGACCGTGGCCCGGGACGGCGGGATGCGTGTGGCGAAACTCGTGCGCCGGCCTGGCCCCACACCCCCCATCCCGGAACCCGAGGGCTATGAGGCCCACGGGGTGACCGTGGTCGGTCGGCCCGGCGTGTTCAGCGCGGCGAAACCGGACCGCGCGACCGCGCTGCTGCTGGATGACCTGGCCGACCTCGACCTGAGTGGCCGCACGGTGCTCGACCTGGGCTGTGGCGCGGGCCTGATCGGCGCGTGGGCCGCCCGCCGGGGAGCGCAGGTCACGCTGGTCGACGCCGACCTCCAGAGTGTCCGCAGCGCCGAGGCCACGCTGGCCGCCAGCGGCGTGACCGGCGAGGTCATCCATTCGGACGTGGACTCGGCGCTGGCCGGGCGGCAGTTCGACGTGATCCTGAGTAACCCACCATTCCACGTGGGGCGCGGTGTCGTGCTGGATGTCGCCCGCGAGTTCATGGCCGCCGCCGGGCGGCTCCTGCGGCCGGGCGGCGCGGTGTACCTCGTGGCGAACGAGCCCCTGCCCTACGAACAGCCGCTGGCCCGCGTGGGCACGGTGCGTGAGCGGGTGCGGGCGGGCGGCTTCAAGGTGCTCCAGGCGATCCGCTCCTGA
- the rpoD gene encoding RNA polymerase sigma factor RpoD, translating to MAESTKPRTKVAATPRGMDTASSASAPAKSAARPASKAAGVTTRTRAAGEPTAKAKAKAAPKAAPADPEAAPGTSDAPVKAPKAAAKTAAKPAKAAAPARGGVAEKPYYAHPSIQELLKSGRAAGSLASEDIATALATALEASGLDPESPDAFEDMQLYLASINIEVQDLDEDEEDDDADLDADSPVPAAAAQEDDEEKYFDDMPRAVSNDPVRQYLHEIGRVPLLTLEEEIALARRIEEGEEARKVLEEDLDMDDRGRRRLMRQTEDGAAARQGLIEANLRLVVSIAKKYTGRGLGFLDLIQEGNQGLIRAVEKFEYRRRYKFSTYATWWIRQAINRAIADQARTIRIPVHMVETINKLTRTARQLQQELSREPTYEEIAEAMGPGWDATKVEEVQKVSQEPVSLETPIGDEKDSFYGDFIPDENLDSPVDNAAKTLLSEELEKALSKLTEREAMVLKFRKGLVDGREHTLEEVGQRFNVTRERIRQIENKALRKLKYHESRTRKLRDFLD from the coding sequence ATGGCAGAATCCACGAAACCCCGCACGAAAGTTGCGGCCACCCCGCGCGGTATGGACACGGCGTCGTCCGCATCCGCGCCTGCCAAGAGCGCCGCCAGACCCGCCAGCAAGGCTGCGGGCGTGACCACCCGCACCCGTGCGGCCGGAGAGCCCACGGCCAAGGCCAAAGCCAAGGCTGCACCGAAGGCGGCCCCGGCGGATCCTGAAGCCGCGCCCGGCACCAGCGACGCGCCGGTCAAGGCTCCCAAGGCTGCAGCCAAGACGGCGGCCAAACCGGCCAAGGCCGCCGCGCCCGCCAGGGGTGGCGTGGCCGAGAAGCCGTACTACGCGCACCCCAGCATCCAGGAACTGCTGAAGAGTGGCCGAGCAGCCGGGTCACTCGCCAGCGAGGACATTGCCACGGCGCTCGCCACGGCGCTGGAGGCCAGCGGCCTCGACCCCGAGTCGCCCGACGCCTTCGAGGACATGCAGCTGTACCTGGCGTCCATCAACATCGAGGTGCAGGATCTCGACGAGGACGAAGAGGACGACGACGCGGATCTCGACGCCGACAGCCCGGTGCCGGCCGCCGCCGCGCAGGAAGACGACGAGGAGAAGTACTTCGACGACATGCCCCGCGCGGTCAGCAACGACCCCGTGCGGCAGTACCTCCACGAGATCGGCCGCGTGCCGCTGCTGACCCTGGAAGAGGAGATCGCGCTCGCCCGCCGCATCGAGGAGGGCGAGGAAGCCCGCAAGGTGCTGGAAGAAGACCTCGACATGGACGACCGGGGCCGCCGCCGCCTGATGCGCCAGACCGAGGACGGCGCCGCCGCCCGCCAGGGCCTGATCGAGGCCAACCTGCGCCTCGTGGTCAGCATCGCCAAGAAGTACACGGGCCGTGGCCTGGGCTTCCTCGACCTGATCCAGGAGGGCAACCAGGGCCTGATCCGCGCGGTCGAGAAGTTCGAGTACCGCCGCCGCTACAAGTTCTCCACGTACGCCACGTGGTGGATCCGTCAGGCCATCAACCGCGCGATTGCCGACCAGGCGCGCACCATCCGCATCCCGGTGCACATGGTCGAGACGATCAACAAGCTGACTCGCACCGCGCGGCAGCTGCAGCAGGAACTGAGCCGCGAACCCACCTACGAGGAGATCGCCGAGGCGATGGGGCCCGGCTGGGACGCCACGAAGGTCGAGGAAGTGCAGAAGGTCAGCCAGGAGCCCGTGTCGCTGGAAACCCCGATCGGTGACGAGAAGGATTCCTTCTACGGTGACTTCATCCCCGACGAGAACCTGGATTCCCCGGTTGACAACGCCGCCAAGACGCTGCTGTCTGAGGAGCTGGAGAAGGCTCTCTCGAAGCTCACCGAGCGCGAGGCGATGGTGCTGAAGTTCAGAAAGGGCCTCGTGGACGGCCGCGAGCACACGCTGGAGGAGGTCGGGCAGCGCTTCAACGTGACGCGCGAGCGCATCCGCCAGATCGAGAACAAGGCGCTGCGCAAGCTGAAGTACCACGAGAGCCGCACCCGCAAGCTCCGAGACTTCCTGGACTGA